A genomic segment from Fusarium keratoplasticum isolate Fu6.1 chromosome 10, whole genome shotgun sequence encodes:
- a CDS encoding MFS domain-containing protein → MGIFTKFRLFNRRLALACMLIAVSTFNYGFDNQAFASTQAMDPFEKQFGDWDEKKGAYALEPYWLSLFNSLNYIGFAFGVIAGSFISARWGRRWCMFAMSVYALGTATISVTSFHREQIMAARILNYIYVGMELGVVPTFQSEIVPAQARGFMVGSYQLSLAVGGLVINSVCFGTSFLPDNRAWRIPLGLFYIVPTIVVAGIWFIPESPRWLLRKDRVEEAWQNLRKLREGAFTEEQIEAEFKELRTSLEQEVEQGRFIELLQGNNLKRTAIVIAVNFLMQASGQAFVSQYGAVYVKTLGTINPFGFNLITAGINIVTLTCILLWTDVIGRRILMIASSCTMFAAMTTMGGLGIESPVADDRKKGVLAMMALFACGFSMGWAPLGYVVTTEISALRLRDLTSRVGFTTNVIMNFTVNFIIPYLIYDQYAGLNSKVGFIFGGLMAVAIVFVYFCVPECKGKTLEQVDFLFNQGVPIRDFGKTDAAAMMQSVLEEDNGKKHDSDVEKGSVVVGSKHDN, encoded by the exons ATGGGGATCTTTACCAAGTTTCGCCTCTTTAACAGGAGGCTCGCACTCGCCTGTATGCTCATTGCCGTGTCGACTTTCAACTATGGCTTTGACAACCAGGCGTTTGCGAGCACACAGGCCATGGACCCGTTTGAGAAGCAGTTTGGCGATTGGGATGAGAAAAAGGGGGCGTACGCTCTTGAGCCGTACTGGCTGTCGCTGTTCAACAGTCTCAATTACATTGGCTTTGCCTTTG GAGTCATTGCGGGTAGTTTCATCTCGGCCCGCTGGGGTCGAAGGTGGTGCATGTTTGCCATGAGCGTTTATGCTCTTGGTACCGCTACCATTTCTGTCACGTCCTTCCACCGTGAACAGATTATGGCAGCCCGTATTCTCAACTACATCTATGTCGGCATGGAACTTGGCGTCGTTCCAACCTTCCAGTCTGAAATCG TCCCCGCTCAAGCCCGAGGCTTCATGGTTGGCTCATACCAGCTCAGTCTAGCAGTCGGTGGCCTGGTCATCAATAGCGTCTGCTTCGGCACCAGCTTTCTCCCCGACAATCGCGCATGGAGAATCCCTCTCGGCTTGTTTTACATCGTCCCGACCATTGTTGTGGCGGGTATCTGGTTTATTCCTGAATCACCTCGATGGCTCCTCCGAAAGGATCGCGTTGAGGAGGCGTGGCAGAACCTTCGCAAGCTTCGAGAGGGCGCTTTCACTGAAGAGCAAATTGAagccgagttcaaggagcttCGTACCTCCCTCGAGCAAGAGGTTGAACAGGGTCGTTTCATTGAGCTGCTTCAAGGAAACAACCTCAAGCGAACGGCTATCGTCATCGCTGTCAACTTTCTGATGCAGGCCAGTGGTCAAGCTTTCGTGTCGCAGTACGGTGCTGTGTACGTCAAGACGCTTGGAACCATCAACCCATTCGGCTTCAACTTGATCACGGCAGGCATCAACATCGTTACCTTGACTTGCATTCTACTCTGGACGGATGTTATTGGTAGACG GATCCTAATGATCGCGTCTTCCTGCACAATGTTTGCAGCAATGACCACCATGGGAGGCTTGGGTATTGAGAGCCCCGTCGCCGACGATAGAAAGAAAGGTGTCTTGGCTATGATGGCCCTGTTTGCCTGTGGCTTCTCAATGGGCTGGGCGCCGCTTGGCTACGTCGTCACCACCGAGATCTCGGCTCTTCGACTTCGTGACTTGACCTCGCGAGTTGGATTCACCACCAATGTCATCATGAA CTTCACTGTCAACTTCATCATCCCATACCTCATCTACGACCAGTACGCCGGCTTGAATAGCAAGGttggcttcatctttggcggTCTCATGGCggtcgctatcgtctttGTGTACTTCTGTGTACCTGAGTGCAAGGGAAAGACACTGGAGCAGGTCGACTTCTTGTTCAACCAGGGCGTTCCGATCCGGGACTTTGGCAAGACGGATGCGGCGGCTATGATGCAATCggtcttggaggaggacaaTGGTAAGAAACACGACTCTGATGTCGAGAAGGGCTCTGTTGTGGTGGGGTCCAAGCATGATAACTGA